The proteins below are encoded in one region of Apium graveolens cultivar Ventura chromosome 4, ASM990537v1, whole genome shotgun sequence:
- the LOC141717374 gene encoding uncharacterized protein LOC141717374, which produces MGGKVDNSINRGRTPYIYRLNGQNHHVFGTLILDEGEDPKFCQLYVYDSEHEVDNRTKWVKVDDGDEIDTGIVEGLIRMLDDTNHLVRKFRYTRDHFREEPIRDLKIKIKVSRSESGRENNIGPSDEVAIIMVGDEKTTIGEHDIILEKQNKDLERILTIPPSLMELQYPLLFPAGEDGYHDEISYVDPENQSKKKRKRIIMKEYFAYKLQVRLNEGLQVRLSGRLFQQYVVDDFSCIEQSRLWWLRTHQTILRNDLYINIAKKVRNGNLDSTTTGKGFVLPANFMGSKRYMQQNFKDALAVCRVAGHPDIFLTMTCNSQWNEI; this is translated from the exons ATGGGTGGTAAGGTGGATAACTCTATCAATCGTGGCAGAACTCCTTACATATATCGGCTTAATGGTCAAAATCATCATGTTTTCGGTACTCTCATACTGGATGAAGGAGAAGATCCCAAATTTTGTCAACTTTATGTATATGATAGTGAGCACGAGGTTGATAACCGAACGAAGTGGGTTAAAGTTGATGATGGTGACGAAATAGATACTGGAATTGTTGAAGGGTTGATTAGAATGTTGGATGATACTAATCATTTGGTTCGCAAATTTCGTTACACCCGTGATCATTTCAGAGAGGAGCCTATAAGAGACCTGAAGATAAAGATTAAAGTAAGTCGTTCAGAGAGTGGGCGTGAGAATAATATTGGTCCTTCTGATGAAGTTGCCATTATAATGGTTGGAGATGAAAAAACCACTATTGGTGAACATGACATTATTTTAGAGAAACAAAATAAAGATCTTGAAAGAATCTTAACTATTCCTCCATCTCTAATGGAACTACAGTACCCACTTCTGTTTCCCGCTGGCGAGGATGGATATCATGATGAAATATCTTATGTTGATCCTGAGAACCAGTCTAAGAAGAAACGTAAGCGGATAATAATGAAAGAGTATTTTGCTTACAAGTTACAAGTACGCCTGAATGAAG GATTACAAGTTCGATTGAGCGGTAGATTGTTCCAGcagtatgtagttgatgattTTTCATGTATTGAGCAATCGCGTCTCTGGTGGTTGCGTACTCATCAGACCATTCTTAGGAATGATCTTTATATTAATATAGCGAAGAAGGTAAGGAATGGAAACTTGGATTCAACCACCACTGGGAAAGGTTTTGTTCTTCCAGCAAATTTCATGGGATCTAAAAGATATATGCAGCAGAATTTTAAAGATGCTCTTGCCGTTTGTCGTGTTGCTGGTCACCCTGACATATTTCTAACGATGACATGTAATTCTCAATGGAATGAAATATAA
- the LOC141720250 gene encoding uncharacterized protein LOC141720250, with product MEPSKAKEGSIGLSYPMLTRSNYTAWSLKMKVFMKAQGVWDAIEMKDPKETIDEKMVQIALAAIYQGVPDDILLTIAEKKTAKEAWDGIKILCMGATRVKEAKVQTLRSEFESLVMKETDQVDDFCMKLRVAEVVGRLKAHEERMKGKSESTIGQLLLIQEEWAKRSNKNGPSTTHIQRQRGGFGGTNRGYNNTRDRGTVKCFNCQVYGHYAHEYRKPKKEKEKVKEQSQESNLTNLEDDEPTLLLTEGEVVLLNEEKVLPSFYQKEGTMGNGSLWYLDNGASNHMTGYREKFSELNENVTGHVRFGDGSTGKIKGKGTIIFNCKNGKEHVLKEVYFIPTLCNNIISLGQLSEDGNKVVMSGHHLWVGNY from the exons ATGGAACCGTCCAAGGCGAAGGAGGGATCTATTGGCTTAAGCTACCcaatgcttaccagaagcaactATACAGCTTGGTCATTAAAGATGAAAGTGTTTATGAAGGCGCAAGGAGTTTGGGATGCCATTGAAATGAAGGATCCCAAAGAAACCATAGATGAGAAAATGGTACAGATAGCCCTTGCTGCAATATATCAAGGTGTGCCAGACGATATATTGTTGACCATCGCTGAGAAGAAGACCGCTAAGGAAGCTTGGGACGGGATCAAAATATTGTGTATGGGTGCGACGCGAGTTAAGGAGGCAAAAGTGCAGACCTTAAGAAGTGAGTTTGAGTCCCTGGTGATGAAGGAAACAGATCAGGTGGATGATTTCTGTATGAAGCTACGTG TTGCGGAGGTAGTGGGCCGTCTAAAGGCCCACGAGGAGAGAATGAAAGGAAAGTCTGAAAGTACAATTGGACAGTTGCTACTAATTCAGGAAGAGTGGGCGAAGAGGTCAAACAAAAATGGGCCATCAACAACTCATATTCAAAGACAAAGAGGTGGATTTGGAG GGACAAACAGAGGCTACAATAACACTCGAGATAGAGGCACGGTGAAGTGTTTTAATTGCCAGGTCTATGGACACTATGCACACGAATACAGAAAaccaaagaaagaaaaagaaaaggttaAGGAGCAGAGTCAGGAGTCGAACCTTACAAATTTAGAGGATGATGAACCCACACTCCTTTTAACTGAAGGGGAGGTTGTATTATTAAATGAGGAGAAGGTGTTGCCTAGTTTCTATCAGAAGGAAGGAACAATGGGGAACGGAAGCCTGTGGTACTTAGACAATGGTGCCAGTAATCATATGACGGGATATCGTGAAAAATTTAGCGAACTGAATGAAAATGTGACAGGCCATGTGCGTTTCGGAGATGGGTCAACGGGGAAAATAAAAGGAAAGGGAACAATAATTTTTAATTGTAAAAATGGGAAGGAACATGTGCTTAAAGAAGTGTATTTCATTCCGACATTGTGCAACAACATCATTTCGTTGGGACAATTATCAGAAGATGGGAACAAAGTAGTGATGAGTGGTCACCATCTGTGGGTGGGAAACTATTGA
- the LOC141720249 gene encoding uncharacterized protein LOC141720249, protein MMKKLPGCSDSDSPDIISRVFHLKLEQLLDDIKTKHYFGVCIGVMYVVEFHKHGLLHVHLLIWLNSESKKNLTNNADKYVSAELSDPETDHVGYAVVQSFIIHGPCRIDNLKCVCMKEFKCTKHFPKNFPIYKRRKTSITVSKGKCNLDNQWVVPYSRDLLVKYQCHMNVEICCHARSLKYLFKYCLKGHDRVTVEITGQNGGNTEKSDEAVDEINEYFDGRYICASEAANRIFSFPIHHRSKSVHRLSFHFPGERSCTFREQECLEKVVNREKYFHRYGHHNKRGKQTSRLLYTHHSAGELWFLRLLLSKNFQDACRHYGLLDDDNEWHEVLSDATKSGFPVQIRHLFVHIIVNCQVTDIQHLWNEHWKNVIDHISLVRRDRSGEMDKLLRCIVKSLEYFKQLPIPPRSYLQTGLNNLVIDETSYNMSEMVAEFDKLFPKCYPEQLQIYNVVSQSVKENDGGLFFAYGSGGFGKTFLWKTFIYKLRSMGLIVLPVASSGIVATLLPGGQTAHSRFKISIILDDYSSCGIGHDSDIAGLIKCTSLIIWDEASMQHRYAFEFLDRSLRDIMRSVHPSKYELPFRGITVLLGGDFRQILHVISLGSHGDIVSACITRSYLWRIAQIYLLKKNMRLNQGQSEEEVVSLKNFVDWVLDIGNGKVSPPLNGRYEVAEDDIIVPAQFCDPEMKNDVRNMIQWTYPDFLNMYKSPRYLSERAILTPTNQVVTHLNSAIVDTIPGEYISYFSVDRAKDFGGIVSDLSFAFPPEYLNSINIPGLPPNELKLKEGVVVMLMRNLNQTLGLCNGTRMMVTRCFKLFVECEVICGASVGTKHFIPRMKLIPTETKLPFKLIWKQMPLQICYSMTINKSQGQSLERVGLFLPNLVFTHGQLYVAFNRVTSPDGLKVFIDSPTGASTNLTCIVVFKEVFYNLPAI, encoded by the exons ATGATGAAGAAATTACCTGGTTGTTCTGATTCTGATTCTCCAGATATAATATCACGTGTGTTCCACTTGAAACTGGAGCAGTTGCTAGATGACATAAAGACCAAACATTACTTTGGAGTATGTATTGGAG TGATGTATGTAGTTGAATTTCATAAGCATGGACTTCTTCATGTTCATTTGTTGATTTGGCTTAATTCTGAGTCTAAAAAGAATTTGACTAACAATGCTGATAAATATGTATCTGCTGAACTTTCTGATCCTGAAACAGACCATGTAGGTTATGCTGTTGTGCAATCTTTTATAATTCATGGGCCTTGTAGAATTGATAATCTCAAATGTGTGTGTATGAAGGAATTTAAATGTACGAAGCATTTCCCGAAGAA TTTTCCAATTTACAAACGTCGTAAAACCAGCATTACTGTTTCTAAAGGAAAATGTAATCTTGATAATCAATGGGTAGTTCCATATAGCCGCGATTTGTTAGTCAAATACCAGTGCCACATGAATGTTGAGATTTGTTGCCATGCACGTAGCTTAAAGTACTTATTCAAGTATTGTCTTAAAGGACACGATCGTGTTACTGTTGAAATAACAGGTCAAAATGGAGGGAACACAGAGAAATCTGATGAGGCAGTTGATGAGATAAATGAGTATTTTGATGGACGTTATATATGTGCATCCGAGGCTGCTAATCGGATTTTTAGTTTTCCAATACATCATCGATCCAAATCTGTTCATCGTTTATCATTCCATTTTCCTGGTGAGAGGAGCTGTACCTTTCGGGAGCAAGAGTGTCTTGAAAAAGTAGTCAACCGTGAGAAGTACTTCCACAG ATATGGACACCACAATAAAAGGGGGAAACAGACTAGTCGTCTTTTGTATACACATCACAGTGCCGGTGAATTGTGGTTTTTACGACTGTTGCTGTCAAAA AACTTTCAAGATGCATGTCGTCATTATGGCTTGCTGGATGATGATAATGAATGGCATGAGGTTTTGTCAGATGCTACTAAATCAGGTTTTCCGGTTCAGATTCGCCATTTGTTTGTGCATATTATTGTTAATTGTCAAGTCACAGATATCCAACATCTGTGGAATGAGCATTGGAAGAACGTGATTGATCACATTAGTCTGGTTCGTAGAGACAGATCTGGTG AGATGGATAAATTGCTACGTTGTATTGTAAAATCTCTAGAATATTTTAAGCAATTACCGATACCCCCTCGAAGTTACTTGCAGACTGGTTTGAATAATTTAGTTATAGATGAAACCAGTTACAACATGTCCGAGATGGTAGCAGAGTTTGATAAGCTATTCCCAAAATGTTATCCTGAACAATTACAGATTTACAATGTTGTTTCTCAATCAGTTAAGGAAAATGATGGTGGATTATTCTTTGCATACGGTAGTGGAGGTTTTGGTAAAACTTTTCTTTGGAAAACTTTTATTTACAAACTAAGGTCTATGGGTCTAATTGTACTCCCTGTTGCTTCTTCTGGGATAGTTGCGACACTTTTGCCTGGTGGTCAGACAGCGCACTCAAGATTCAAAATTTCGATTATTCTTGATGATTATTCATCATGTGGCATTGGCCATGATTCGGATATAGCGGGGCTTATAAAATGTACCAGCCTTATTATATGGGACGAGGCTTCTATGCAGCACCGTTATGCATTTGAATTTCTTGATCGTTCTTTAAGAGACATAATGCGATCGGTTCATCCAAGCAAATATGAGCTGCCATTTAGGGGTATCACAGTTTTGCTTGGTGGTGATTTTCGACAGATTCTTCATGTCATTTCCCTAGGGTCCCATGGCGACATTGTCTCTGCATGTATTACCAGGTCTTACTTGTGGCGTATTGCTCAGATTTACCTTTTAAAGAAGAATATGAGACTTAACCAAGGTCAATCAGAAGAAGAAGTTGTGAGCCTTAAGAATTTTGTCGATTGGGTTCTAGATATTGGTAATGGTAAAGTTTCTCCTCCTTTGAATGGTCGTTATGAAGTTGCAGAAGATGATATTATTGTGCCTGCCCAGTTCTGTGATCCAGAAATGAAAAATGATGTGCGCAATATGATCCAATGGACATATCCTGATTTCTTGAACATGTACAAGTCTCCACGCTACCTAAGTGAAAGAGCAATTTTAACTCCTACAAATCAGGTTGTCACTCATTTGAATTCCGCAATTGTTGATACTATTCCTGGGGAATACATTTCCTATTTTAGTGTGGATCGGGCTAAAGATTTTGGTGGTATCGTATCTGATTTAAGCTTTGCGTTCCCACCGGAATATTTAAACTCCATAAATATTCCTGGGCTACCACCAAATGAGCTAAAACTGAAAGAAGGAGTTGTTGTAATGCTAATGCGTAATTTGAATCAAACCCTTGGTCTGTGTAATGGTACTAGAATGATGGTTACTAGGTGTTTTAAATTATTTGTTGAATGTGAAGTTATTTGTGGTGCCTCGGTTGGCACGAAACATTTTATACCCAGAATGAAGTTAATTCCTACGGAGACAAAGCTACCTTTCAAGCTTATTTGGAAGCAAATGCCTCTTCAAATTTGCTACTCTATGACCATCAATAAATCACAAGGTCAGTCTCTTGAAAGGGTTGGTCTTTTCCTTCCTAATCTAGTTTTTACGCATGGGCAACTTTATGTTGCCTTCAATCGTGTTACCTCTCCAGACGGACTGAAAGTATTTATCGATTCCCCAACTGGTGCTTCAACAAATTTAACGTGCATTGTTGTTTTCAAAGAAGTTTTTTATAATCTTCCAGCAATCTGA